In a single window of the Petrotoga mexicana DSM 14811 genome:
- the purQ gene encoding phosphoribosylformylglycinamidine synthase subunit PurQ, which translates to MKNENSLKAGIIVFPGSNCDRDANFALTINGFDTKYIWHDFNQLLDFDLVFIPGGFSYGDYLRVGALARFSPVMNSVEKYILNKRGLVLGVCNGFQILTEAGILPGVLTVNTSHRFICKDVEVEVINYDTPFINNVQKKILTLPIAHKEGRYIIKDNKLNPKNIVLKYKENPNGSFDDVAGIINEEYNVFGLMPHPERACHSVLGNEDGNYIFQSIRRYLTSAESINN; encoded by the coding sequence ATGAAGAATGAGAATTCGTTAAAGGCTGGAATTATAGTTTTCCCTGGTTCAAATTGTGATAGAGATGCAAATTTTGCTTTGACGATTAACGGTTTTGATACGAAATATATATGGCATGATTTTAATCAATTATTGGATTTTGATTTAGTTTTTATTCCAGGAGGATTTTCCTATGGAGATTATTTAAGAGTGGGGGCATTAGCAAGATTTTCTCCAGTAATGAACTCTGTTGAGAAGTATATATTAAACAAAAGAGGATTGGTTTTAGGGGTTTGTAATGGTTTTCAGATATTAACAGAAGCAGGGATATTACCTGGAGTATTAACTGTCAACACGTCTCATAGATTCATATGTAAGGATGTTGAAGTTGAGGTCATAAATTATGATACGCCGTTTATTAATAACGTTCAAAAAAAGATTTTAACTTTACCTATAGCCCACAAGGAAGGCCGTTATATTATTAAAGATAACAAACTTAATCCTAAAAATATTGTATTAAAGTATAAAGAGAATCCCAACGGTTCATTTGATGATGTAGCAGGCATAATAAATGAAGAATACAATGTCTTTGGTTTAATGCCTCACCCAGAAAGAGCTTGTCATAGCGTATTAGGTAATGAGGACGGTAATTACATTTTTCAATCTATCAGGAGGTATTTGACTAGTGCAGAATCAATTAACAATTAA
- a CDS encoding arsenate reductase ArsC, protein MNKIKVLFLCSRNSARSQMAQAFLKKYGDDKFEAFSAGLEASEIHPLTIKVMEEKGISMSEQYSKSLDIYLNDRFGFLITVCSKAEKECPFFPGVSIRLYWPFDDPAAVQGSEEEQLEVFRKVRDQIEKKVSDFVENTDKYSNIKDNFRV, encoded by the coding sequence ATGAATAAAATCAAAGTTTTGTTCTTGTGTTCGAGAAATTCTGCAAGAAGTCAGATGGCACAGGCGTTTTTGAAGAAATACGGAGATGATAAGTTTGAGGCTTTCAGCGCTGGATTAGAAGCAAGTGAAATTCATCCTTTGACTATAAAAGTCATGGAAGAAAAAGGAATATCTATGTCCGAGCAATACTCAAAAAGTTTGGATATATACTTGAACGATAGATTTGGTTTTTTAATAACTGTCTGCTCCAAAGCAGAAAAAGAATGTCCTTTTTTCCCTGGCGTTAGTATAAGATTATATTGGCCTTTTGATGATCCAGCTGCTGTCCAAGGTTCTGAAGAAGAACAATTAGAAGTATTCCGAAAAGTAAGAGATCAAATAGAAAAAAAAGTAAGCGATTTCGTGGAAAATACTGATAAATACTCCAATATAAAAGATAATTTTCGAGTGTAA
- the purC gene encoding phosphoribosylaminoimidazolesuccinocarboxamide synthase has translation MEDKKNFELLYEGKAKKVYKFDEKKLLIKFKDDVTAFNGLKKDQILNKGKINKKISKFFFEMLNNQGINTHYINDYDETSFVAKWTDLIPLEVIIRNYTAGSFCKRYGVKKGLILDYPLVEFSLKNDELGDPMITKDAVLLLKITKEHVLDQIISISKKVNDILSDYLKSKGIILVDFKLEFGISKNDNKVTLIDEISPDTCRFWDANTMESLDKDVYREEKGDLLNAYEVLLGRLDI, from the coding sequence ATGGAAGATAAGAAAAATTTTGAGCTTTTATACGAAGGGAAAGCCAAAAAAGTATACAAGTTCGATGAGAAGAAATTGTTGATAAAATTCAAAGACGATGTCACAGCGTTCAACGGATTAAAAAAAGATCAAATCCTTAACAAAGGTAAAATTAACAAAAAGATTTCCAAGTTCTTTTTTGAAATGCTGAATAATCAAGGTATAAATACCCATTACATAAACGATTATGATGAAACCTCTTTCGTCGCAAAATGGACGGATTTAATTCCACTTGAAGTTATAATTAGAAATTACACCGCGGGCAGTTTTTGTAAAAGATATGGTGTGAAAAAAGGATTGATACTTGATTATCCTTTAGTTGAATTTTCTTTGAAAAATGACGAGTTAGGAGATCCCATGATCACAAAAGATGCTGTCCTTCTTTTGAAAATTACCAAAGAACACGTCTTAGATCAAATTATTTCCATTTCTAAAAAAGTCAACGATATTTTGAGTGATTATTTAAAATCTAAAGGAATTATTTTGGTGGATTTTAAATTAGAGTTCGGAATCAGTAAAAACGATAATAAAGTTACGTTGATAGATGAGATTTCACCTGATACATGCCGTTTTTGGGACGCAAATACTATGGAATCTCTTGACAAAGATGTGTATAGGGAAGAAAAGGGAGATCTACTAAACGCCTACGAAGTATTGCTTGGGAGGTTAGATATATGA
- the purS gene encoding phosphoribosylformylglycinamidine synthase subunit PurS encodes MIKEEQKTFRFEVKVKLREGILDPQGAATFKVLRRLNYNVESVRFGKSIELDIKEDSYETAKDKAKEIAYKILTNPVLEDFEIIDLNRK; translated from the coding sequence ATGATTAAGGAGGAGCAGAAAACTTTCCGATTTGAAGTAAAAGTAAAGTTAAGAGAAGGAATTTTAGACCCACAGGGAGCTGCTACTTTCAAGGTTTTAAGAAGGTTGAATTACAACGTTGAAAGTGTAAGATTTGGAAAAAGTATAGAATTAGACATAAAAGAAGATAGCTATGAAACAGCCAAAGATAAAGCTAAAGAAATAGCGTATAAAATTTTAACCAATCCTGTTTTAGAGGATTTTGAAATCATCGATTTGAATAGGAAGTGA
- the fliJ gene encoding flagellar export protein FliJ translates to MKFEFRLERLKDLKKILEDNARIELGKKSKQRQLVEDEINQISNKIDTFSTEFIKEVKDTISITKLSNMIEYKNYLNEQLSHLHSVLQEKLQEEEIARQNYLKAKNEKDILQKLKDKRFDDFKIQEKRTDIKELDEIARLSHHPGEENYE, encoded by the coding sequence TTGAAATTTGAATTTCGGCTAGAGCGATTGAAAGATCTAAAAAAAATTTTAGAAGATAATGCAAGAATAGAATTGGGTAAAAAAAGCAAACAAAGGCAGTTAGTTGAAGACGAAATTAATCAGATTAGTAATAAGATCGATACCTTTTCAACAGAATTTATAAAAGAGGTAAAAGATACTATCTCAATTACTAAACTTTCAAATATGATAGAGTATAAAAATTATTTAAATGAACAATTATCACATCTACACTCTGTACTACAAGAGAAGTTACAAGAAGAAGAAATTGCAAGGCAGAATTATTTAAAGGCCAAAAACGAAAAAGATATTCTTCAAAAACTTAAAGATAAAAGATTTGACGATTTTAAAATTCAGGAAAAGAGGACCGATATAAAAGAATTAGATGAAATTGCCAGATTAAGCCATCATCCAGGGGAGGAGAATTATGAATAA
- a CDS encoding 5-(carboxyamino)imidazole ribonucleotide mutase, with translation MSKKVLLISGSQSDEIFVKTAIDLFEEWKMSYDYKVFSAHRNLKELTKFIEELPTNEYSVIIAVAGLSAALPGVIASLTNLPVIGVPRDVGPLNGIDALLSMVQMPSGVPVATMGIGSSGMKNAAYFAKRLIEGEKDGR, from the coding sequence TTGAGTAAGAAAGTCCTTTTGATATCTGGAAGTCAATCAGATGAGATTTTTGTAAAAACTGCCATTGACCTCTTTGAAGAATGGAAAATGAGTTACGATTACAAAGTGTTTAGTGCTCACAGGAATTTAAAAGAGTTAACCAAATTTATTGAAGAACTTCCCACTAACGAGTATAGTGTCATAATAGCTGTCGCCGGTCTTTCTGCTGCCTTACCTGGTGTAATCGCTTCATTAACCAACCTCCCCGTTATTGGTGTTCCCAGAGATGTAGGTCCTTTAAATGGAATAGATGCACTACTTTCCATGGTACAGATGCCTAGTGGGGTGCCTGTTGCAACCATGGGAATTGGAAGTAGTGGAATGAAAAATGCAGCATACTTTGCAAAAAGGTTGATAGAAGGTGAAAAAGATGGAAGATAA